A portion of the Mesobacillus sp. AQ2 genome contains these proteins:
- a CDS encoding DUF456 family protein gives MDALYWSIIGLLFAGAFASLVIPILPGVLFMLGGFILYGVFYSFDPFNWFFWTIQGAFVALLFGADYIANIIGVKKYGGSKAGIWGSTIGLIVGPFVIPIVGILVGPFIGAAIAELLVNKKNLNDAIKIGFGSVVGFVSSVVTKGIIMAVMLVYFFLII, from the coding sequence ATGGATGCATTATACTGGTCAATAATAGGGCTATTATTCGCAGGCGCATTTGCGAGCCTGGTAATACCGATTTTGCCTGGTGTTCTTTTCATGCTGGGCGGTTTTATTTTATATGGCGTTTTTTATTCCTTTGACCCATTTAACTGGTTTTTTTGGACGATTCAGGGTGCGTTCGTCGCCTTGTTGTTCGGTGCTGACTATATTGCGAACATCATAGGTGTGAAAAAGTATGGGGGAAGCAAGGCTGGTATCTGGGGAAGTACAATCGGACTGATCGTTGGACCTTTTGTCATCCCAATTGTCGGTATCCTTGTCGGTCCGTTTATCGGAGCGGCGATTGCGGAGTTGCTGGTCAATAAAAAGAACCTGAATGACGCGATCAAAATCGGTTTCGGTTCAGTGGTAGGATTTGTCAGCAGCGTAGTGACGAAAGGAATCATCATGGCAGTCATGCTTGTTTATTTCTTCCTGATCATATAA
- a CDS encoding Crp/Fnr family transcriptional regulator: MDKNISLYSLILQNFIDKETIQKIKADTLLFQEDENVQNVYIILSGSVSVGRVHMKGKEFILKILNGEEMIIEYELFKHTPRYHFSAKTLTDCEVLMIKREQFEEFVLNDNTAMNALVNWLSTRYLKAQMKCQDLIMNGKKGGLYSILIRLCNSYGVMTDEGILIDLPLTHQELANLTYGTREVIQRMLKELREKDIIAYDQLKFTVKNLSYLKREVDCQNCSFEICGLN; the protein is encoded by the coding sequence ATGGACAAAAATATATCATTATACAGTTTAATTTTACAAAACTTCATTGATAAGGAAACAATCCAAAAAATTAAAGCAGATACCCTCCTTTTTCAGGAAGACGAAAATGTTCAGAACGTTTATATTATCCTGAGCGGAAGTGTCTCTGTCGGACGCGTCCACATGAAGGGAAAGGAATTCATCCTCAAAATCCTGAACGGCGAAGAAATGATCATAGAATATGAATTGTTCAAACATACTCCACGATACCATTTTTCTGCAAAAACTCTCACAGACTGTGAGGTCCTGATGATCAAAAGGGAACAGTTCGAGGAATTCGTCCTTAATGATAACACCGCCATGAATGCACTGGTGAATTGGCTGAGCACAAGATACCTCAAGGCGCAAATGAAGTGCCAGGATCTGATCATGAACGGTAAAAAAGGCGGATTGTATTCCATTTTGATCAGGCTGTGCAACAGCTACGGAGTGATGACAGATGAGGGCATCCTGATTGATTTGCCGCTCACACACCAGGAACTTGCCAATCTGACCTATGGAACGCGTGAAGTAATCCAAAGGATGCTGAAGGAATTGCGCGAAAAAGACATCATTGCCTACGACCAGCTAAAATTCACTGTTAAAAACCTTAGCTATTTAAAGCGGGAAGTCGATTGCCAGAATTGTTCATTTGAAATCTGCGGATTAAATTGA